The Chloroflexota bacterium nucleotide sequence TCTTGGCTAGTGCCTAATAGCAAAGTCTCGGAGCACCCGCCCCATTCGATCTCCGCGGGTATGGGACACGTCACGAACGTTGTCAACGCGATCATGAACTCCACTGACTGGGGCTCTACCGCAATCTTTCTGAGTTGGGACGACTGGGGAGGCTTCTACGATCACGTCGCTCCCCCGATCGTCGACGGCAACGGCTACGGCATGCGCGTTCCGGCGATCGTGATCTCACCGTACGCGAAGCGCGGGTTCATTGATCATCAAGTCCTGAGCTTCGACGCGTTCAACAAGTTCATCGAGGACGACTTTCTCCGTGGGCGGCGGTTGGATCCCGCGACGGACGGTCGGCCCGATCCGCGCCCCGACGTGCGCGAGAACGAGCCCCAACTCGGCGACCTGGCCAAGGACTTCGACTTCAAGCAAAAGCCACGCAAGCCGGTGATCTTGCCGGTCCACCCAAAGACCGACATGATCGAGCCGGGGACCGGAGCTGGAGGCCTCAGAGGCGCATCTGGATGGGGGTAAACCGAACAGGCGTCGGCGCGGTAGGGTGGTTGCCTAGCGTGATTGTCGTGCGGTAAGTTCGCGGACTGGGGCGCTTATGAGATCGATCCGAACTGGCTTATTGGTCGCGGTTGCGCTCGTCATCGGGCTCGCCGCGACGTCCGCCCGGGCCTCCACGGCAAATCTTCGCCCGGTCCCGTTCCAGCGCGGTGTGACGATCGCAGACTGGGGCCCTAATGCCTATGGGAGTCCAGG carries:
- a CDS encoding alkaline phosphatase family protein, whose amino-acid sequence is SWLVPNSKVSEHPPHSISAGMGHVTNVVNAIMNSTDWGSTAIFLSWDDWGGFYDHVAPPIVDGNGYGMRVPAIVISPYAKRGFIDHQVLSFDAFNKFIEDDFLRGRRLDPATDGRPDPRPDVRENEPQLGDLAKDFDFKQKPRKPVILPVHPKTDMIEPGTGAGGLRGASGWG